In Schistocerca americana isolate TAMUIC-IGC-003095 chromosome 7, iqSchAmer2.1, whole genome shotgun sequence, a single genomic region encodes these proteins:
- the LOC124622569 gene encoding 40S ribosomal protein S3-A produces MAVVPISKKKKFVGDGVFKAELNEFLTRELAEDGYSGVEVRVTPTRTEIIIMATRTQNVLGDKGRRIRELTSVVQKRFNFQDQSIELYAEKVATRGLCAIAQAESLRYKLIGGLAVRRACYGVLRFIMESEAKGCEVVVSGKLRGQRAKSMKFVDGLMIHSGEPTNDYVDTATRHVLLRQGVLGIKVKIMLPWDPNGKRGPKKPLPDNVSVVEPKDELLPTSPSSEIKAAKPEATPPIAAAAGL; encoded by the exons ATGGCGGTGGTTCCCATATCGAAGAAAAAGAAG TTCGTTGGAGACGGCGTATTTAAGGCCGAATTAAATGAGTTCCTTACGCGAGAACTCGCTGAGGATGGATATTCCGGCGTGGAGGTTCGTGTCACACCAACGCGTACGGAGATCATCATTATGGCAACAAGAACACAGAACGTTTTGGGCGACAAGGGTCGGAGGATACGAGAATTGACGTCCGTTGTTCAGAAAAGATTTAACTTTCAAGACCAGTCAATTGAACTCTATGCAGAGAAGGTGGCGACTAGAGGGCTTTGCGCTATAGCACAGGCAGAGTCCCTTCGTTACAAGCTGATTGGAGGTCTCGCTGTTAGGAG GGCATGTTATGGTGTTCTGCGGTTCATCATGGAAAGTGAAGCCAAGGGATGTGAGGTGGTGGTATCTGGAAAGCTGAGAGGTCAGCGGGCAAAGTCCATGAAGTTCGTTGATGGTCTCATGATTCACAGTGGAGAGCCTACGAATGACTATGTCGATACTGCTACTCGCCATGTGTTACTGAGACAAG GTGTGCTTGGTATAAAAGTTAAGATTATGTTGCCTTGGGATCCCAATGGCAAACGTGGTCCCAAGAAACCTCTGCCAGACAATGTTTCTGTTGTGGAACCTAAAGACGAGTTGCTGCCAACCTCACCATCTAGTGAGATCAAAGCTGCGAAGCCGGAGGCCACTCCTCCTATTGCTGCAGCAGCTGGCTTGTAA